A genomic segment from Pseudomonas sessilinigenes encodes:
- a CDS encoding iron-containing alcohol dehydrogenase produces MSISSFKIAHKLLTGSTAIEQLGAELTRLDVDNPLIVTDAILLESGTVGLALAHLGGRDYEIFDRVRPDPEIAIVEDCMQVYREGGHDGLIGLGGGSAIDIAKSVAAYAGYHGALQDLFGVDQVPRKGPPLIAIPTTAGTGSEVTNVAILSDKAAQLKKGIVSDYLLPDVALVSPQMTLTCPRSVTAASGVDALVHAVEAYLSLNASSITDSLAIGAIRLIAKALPKAFANPSNLQAREDMATASLMAGMAFGNAGVGAVHALAYPLGGRFHVSHGVSNALLLPYVMTWNKVACVERMQDIAAAMGVRTARLSASEAADRAVEAMSALCAAVEIPRGLRSFGVPEEALASMAQEAAGIERLMRNNPRKLSPADIEQIYRSAY; encoded by the coding sequence ATGAGTATTTCCTCTTTCAAGATTGCCCATAAGCTGCTCACCGGCAGTACCGCCATTGAACAGTTGGGCGCCGAACTGACCCGCCTGGATGTGGATAACCCCTTGATCGTCACCGATGCCATCCTGCTTGAGTCCGGCACGGTGGGGCTGGCGCTGGCGCACCTGGGAGGGCGTGACTACGAGATTTTCGACCGGGTGCGGCCTGATCCGGAAATCGCCATCGTCGAGGACTGCATGCAGGTCTATCGCGAAGGGGGACATGACGGCCTGATCGGCCTGGGGGGCGGTAGCGCCATCGATATCGCCAAGAGTGTCGCGGCCTATGCCGGGTATCACGGCGCCTTGCAGGATCTGTTCGGGGTCGACCAGGTGCCACGCAAGGGGCCGCCGCTGATCGCCATTCCCACCACGGCCGGCACCGGCTCGGAGGTGACCAACGTGGCGATCCTCTCGGACAAGGCCGCGCAGTTGAAAAAGGGCATCGTCAGTGACTATCTGCTGCCGGACGTGGCCCTGGTCAGCCCGCAGATGACCCTGACCTGCCCGCGCAGCGTGACCGCAGCCAGTGGTGTCGATGCCCTGGTGCATGCTGTCGAGGCATACCTTTCACTCAATGCTTCGTCGATCACCGACTCCCTGGCCATCGGCGCCATTCGCTTGATCGCCAAGGCCCTGCCCAAGGCTTTTGCCAATCCTTCCAACCTGCAGGCTCGGGAAGACATGGCGACCGCCAGCTTGATGGCCGGCATGGCCTTCGGAAATGCTGGAGTGGGCGCGGTGCATGCCCTGGCCTATCCCCTGGGCGGGCGTTTTCACGTGTCCCATGGGGTCAGCAACGCCTTGCTGCTGCCCTATGTCATGACCTGGAACAAGGTGGCTTGTGTCGAGCGCATGCAGGATATCGCCGCAGCCATGGGGGTGCGTACAGCGCGCTTGAGTGCCAGCGAGGCGGCTGACCGGGCGGTGGAGGCGATGAGTGCCCTGTGTGCCGCGGTGGAGATACCCAGGGGCTTGCGTAGTTTCGGCGTGCCCGAGGAGGCACTTGCGAGCATGGCCCAGGAGGCTGCGGGTATCGAGCGGCTGATGCGCAATAACCCGCGCAAGCTGAGTCCCGCCGATATCGAGCAGATCTATCGATCGGCCTACTGA
- the rpe gene encoding ribulose-phosphate 3-epimerase — translation MQPFAIAPSILSADFARLGEEVDNVLAAGADIVHFDVMDNHYVPNLTIGPMVCAALRKYGITAPIDAHLMVSPVDRIIGDFIEAGATYITFHPEATLHVDRSLQMIREGGCKAGLVFNPATPLDVLKYVMDKVDMVLLMSVNPGFGGQKFIPGTLDKLREARALIDASGRDIRLEIDGGVNVGNIREIAAAGADTFVAGSAIFNAPNYQEVIEKMRAELALARS, via the coding sequence ATGCAGCCCTTCGCTATTGCTCCGTCGATTCTTTCCGCCGACTTCGCCCGCCTGGGCGAGGAAGTGGACAATGTCCTGGCCGCCGGGGCCGATATCGTCCACTTCGATGTCATGGACAACCATTACGTGCCGAACCTGACCATCGGCCCGATGGTCTGTGCGGCATTGCGCAAGTATGGGATCACCGCCCCTATCGATGCGCACCTGATGGTGAGTCCGGTGGATCGCATCATTGGCGACTTCATCGAGGCGGGCGCCACCTACATTACCTTCCACCCGGAGGCCACGCTGCATGTGGATCGTTCCCTGCAAATGATCCGCGAAGGCGGTTGCAAGGCCGGCCTGGTGTTCAACCCGGCGACTCCGCTGGATGTACTCAAGTATGTGATGGACAAGGTCGACATGGTCTTGTTGATGAGCGTGAACCCGGGCTTTGGCGGGCAGAAGTTCATCCCTGGCACCCTGGACAAGCTGCGTGAAGCGCGAGCGCTGATCGATGCCTCCGGTCGGGATATCCGCCTGGAAATCGACGGCGGCGTGAATGTCGGCAACATTCGCGAGATCGCCGCAGCCGGCGCGGACACCTTCGTCGCCGGTTCGGCGATCTTCAATGCGCCCAACTACCAGGAAGTGATCGAGAAAATGCGCGCCGAGCTGGCGCTGGCTCGATCATGA
- a CDS encoding phosphoglycolate phosphatase has product MSAFEQLFCGNLPRLVMFDLDGTLVDSVPDLAAAVDQMLLKLGRPPAGVEAVRNWVGNGAPMLVRRALANSLDPQGIDDAEAEHALELFNAAYEGSHELTVVYPGARETLKWLYKQGVELALITNKPERFVAPLLDQMRIGRYFRWIIGGDTLPQKKPDPAALFFVMKMASIPASQSLFVGDSRSDVLAAKAAGVKCVALSYGYNHGRPIAEESPALVIDDLRALIPGCLEPAAEITLPDAVPSPSGNSIVVVTRKLWMKVIKALARWRWRA; this is encoded by the coding sequence ATGAGTGCATTCGAGCAGCTGTTCTGCGGGAACCTGCCACGGCTGGTGATGTTCGACCTGGATGGCACCCTGGTCGACTCGGTGCCTGACCTGGCTGCCGCCGTGGATCAGATGCTGCTCAAGCTGGGGCGGCCTCCGGCGGGAGTCGAGGCCGTGCGCAACTGGGTCGGCAACGGTGCTCCGATGCTGGTCCGCCGGGCCTTGGCCAATAGCCTGGACCCCCAGGGGATCGATGATGCTGAGGCCGAGCATGCCCTGGAGCTGTTCAATGCAGCTTATGAGGGGAGCCACGAGCTGACGGTGGTCTATCCCGGTGCCCGGGAAACCCTCAAGTGGCTGTACAAGCAAGGGGTCGAGCTGGCGCTGATCACCAACAAGCCGGAGCGCTTCGTCGCGCCCTTGCTGGATCAGATGCGCATCGGTCGCTATTTCCGCTGGATCATCGGCGGCGATACGCTGCCACAGAAGAAGCCCGACCCGGCGGCGCTGTTTTTCGTCATGAAAATGGCCAGTATCCCGGCTTCGCAATCGCTGTTCGTCGGCGACTCGCGCAGTGATGTATTGGCGGCCAAGGCGGCTGGGGTCAAGTGCGTGGCCCTGAGCTACGGCTACAACCACGGGCGGCCTATCGCCGAGGAGTCGCCGGCTCTGGTGATCGACGATCTGCGGGCGCTGATCCCCGGTTGCTTAGAACCTGCCGCTGAGATAACGTTGCCCGACGCTGTTCCATCCCCTTCTGGAAATTCCATCGTGGTGGTC